Within the Pseudomonas chlororaphis subsp. aurantiaca genome, the region AAGCGCCTGGCCTACATCGGCGCCCAGCTCGACCAGCGCACCCTGATGCGCGGTGAGGGTTTCCGCCGCGGCCTGGAAAAAGCCGGCCTCTACGACCCGCAACTGGAAGTCCTCACCCCGCGCCCCTCGTCGGTGGGCCTGGGCGGTGAACTCTTCCTGCAACTGATGCACAGCCACCCGGACGTCGACGCAATCTTCTTCGGCAACGACGACCTGGCTCACGGCGCCCTGCTGGAAGCCATGCGCTGCGGCATCAGGATCCCCGAGCAAGTGGCGGTGATGGGCTTCAACGACCTGCCCGCCTCGGCGCACATGGTGCCGCGCCTGAGCAGCATCAGCACCCCGCGCGAAGCCATCGGCCGCCGCGCCGCGGAACAGCTGCTGACCCTGATGGCCGGCAACAGCGTGGCCAAGCCGGTAGTGGATATGGGCTTCGAATTGAAGGTGCGCGAGAGCACCTGAGCCGCACGCGAAGCCCGTCCGGCGTTGTAGTCAGGCGCGCTTACGGCTTCATCTCCGCATGAACCGGCGAAGCCAGCGCCGGGTCCTGCCCCCCGAGCAACCGCACGAACGCCTGGGCAGCCTTTTGCAGGGGCTGGTTCTTCAGCCAGACCGCGTGCACCGGCAGCAGCAGGCCGTTGTCGATGTTCTTGAAGGTCAGGCGCTTGAGCCTTCCGGCCTTGAGCAAGGGGGCGATCACCGACTGCGGGAAGTTGCCCCAGCCGATGCCGGACTCGACCATGTCCAGGGCCATGGCCAGGCTGTCGGTGCGCCAGTAGGACTCGGCGATCAGCGGCCGAGTGTCGCGGATCGGCAGGTCGCGGCTGGCGACCACCACCTGACGGACATTGACCAGCTCTTCCAGATAGAGGGTGGCGTCCGGCGCCTCGGGTAACGGATGGCGCGCGGAAATGCAGGCGATCATCCGCTCGCTGCCGACGTACTGGAAATACTCCAGCACATTCAGGCTGAGCCCGGCGAAAGCCACGCCGACCGCGATCCGGCCACTGTGCAGCAGCTGCAACACATCGTCCTGGGGCGCGCTCAGCACTTCGATGTCGAGCAACGGATGGCGCTCGGCGATCAGCTTGATCGCCGCCAGCACCCGGGACTTGTCGATGTCCTCGACCACGCCGATGGACAGCCGGCTTTCCAGGCCCAGGGACAACTCCACCGCATGCACCTGCAGGTGCTTGAGCTGCTCGGCGATCAGCCGCGCGTGGGGCGCCAGGGCATTGGCCATGGCAGTGGGCACCGGCTCGCGATGGCTGCGATCGAACAAGGGATAGCCCAGCTCCGCCTCGAGGTTGGCGATGCCCATGCTCACCGCCGACGGCACCTTGCCCAGGGCCCGCGCCGCCGCGGAAAACGAACCGCGCTCGAGCACGGCGAGAAACAACTGGATGCTGTCGCTGGAGAAATTCATGGGGACGCCTGCCTAGGATGTCGATCTATCAGAAAACCTGAAAGCTTCTAACTTTTTCTGTCAGGCATATTGAAGCTATCTTGCGCCGCATTCGCCAGCCATTCCTGCAAAAGGAGCGGCCCGGGCCAACGAACGCGGAGGAAAAAGCATGCAAGGCATCAAGCGCAAACTGGTTTACGTGTCACTGTTCGAGGTGTTCGGCATGACTTTCTCGGCCCTGGGCCTGGCCTTGCTGTCCGGCACCTCGCCGAGCAGCACCGGCCCGCTGGCGGTGGTGATCACCAGCATCGCGGTGACCTGGAACTTCATCTACACCAGCCTGTTCGAGCGCTGGGAAAGCCGCCAGGTCTCGCGGACCCGCACGGTCAAGCGGCGGATCGCCCACGCCGTGGGTTTCCAGCTGACGCTGATCCTGTTCCTGATTCCGTTGATCGCCTGGTGGATGCACATCAGCCTGGTACAGGCCTTCCTGCTGGACCTGGCGCTGATCCTGTTCATCCCCTGCTACACCTTCGTCTTCAACTGGCTGTTCGATCGGGTCTTCGGCCTGCCGGCGTCGGCGCTGCCGGACCCGGCCTGAGCATCCCGGCGCAAATCGGTATCGCCTAAGGCGGGGCACACTGTTAGATTTCCAGGGCCCTTCACCCGCCAAGGAAAGCTCCCATGGGAACCCTGAGAATTCTCGGTAAAGCCTCGTCGATCAACGTCAGAAAAGTGCTGTGGACCTGCGAGGAATTGGGTCTGTCCTACGAACGCGAGGATTGGGGCAGCGGCTTCCAGTCGACCCACACGCCGGAGTTTCTCAAGCTCAACCCCAACGCCCAGGTGCCGGTGCTGATCGATGACGCCGGCGCGCTCTGGGAATCCAACAGCATCTGCCGTTACCTGACCAGCAAGGTCGCCGGGCAACGGCTGCTGCCCGGCGAGCCTCGGGCCCGGGCGCTGGTGGAGCAATGGATGGACTGGCAGGCCACGGAACTCAATCCCGCGTGGAGCTACGCCTTCGTCGCCCTGGTCCGGCAGAACCCGGACTTTCAGGACCCGCAGCGGATCACAGCCGGCCTTCGCGGCTGGAACGCCAAGATGGCCCTGCTCGAACAGCAACTGGCGAGCACCGGGGCCTATGTGCTCGGCGAGCAGTTCAGCCTGGCCGATATCGTCCTGGGGCTGTCGGTGCATCGCTGGATGATGACGCCCATGGAGCGCCCCGACTTCCCCGCCATCGCCGCCTACTATCAACGCCTCAGCGAGCGTCCGGCTTTCCTGCTGCATGGACGCAATGGCATTCCCTGAATCGCCTCTCGCTCCTACAGACGCTGGATGTCGCTTGGGTTGTTGCTGCGGCACAAACCGCCAAGATGTAACGAAATACGACAATAAATCAGCGTGCAACCCACCTTCCGGGCCAGCATTCACAATCATTGATTTCCGTTAGCCAGCTAAGATTCCTCTTCACCGAAACCTGGAATCCCGCCCATGTCGTCCCTCGCCCCCACTGTCGCTACCGACGGCCTCGACCCGCTCCGCGCCGCCGATATCTCCGCCCGCATCGATCGCCTGCCCGCCGTCGCCACGGTCTGGCGCCTGGTGGCGCTGTTGTCCATTGGCGGTTTCTTCGAGCTGTATGACCTGTTCCAGACTGCCTATATCAGCCCCGGCCTGATCCGCGACGGGATCTTCGCCACTGGCAGCCAGGGCGTGTTCGGTTTCTCCGACCAGGCGGCCTTTGCCTCGGCGACCTTTCTCGGCCTGTTCCTCGGCGCCAGCCTGCTGAGCCCGATCGCCGACCGCTTCGGGCGCCGGGCGATCTTCACCTTCGCCCTGATCTGGTACACCGTGGCCACGGTGCTGATGGGCGTGCAGACCTCGGCCCTGGGGATCATCGGCATGCGCTTTCTGGTGGGCATCGGCCTGGGCATCGAGTTGGTGACCATCGACGCCTACCTCTGCGAACTGGTGCCCAAGCACATGCGCAGCTCTGCCTTCGCCTTTGCCTTTTTCGTGCAGTTTCTCTCGGTGCCGGCGGTGGCGCTGATGTCCTGGTGGCTGGTGCCGCAAGACCCGTTCGGCATCGCCGGTTGGCGCTGGGTGGTGCTGGCCAGCGCGGTGTTCGCGCTGTTTATCTGGTGGCTGCGCTCCCGCCTGCCGGAGTCGCCGCGCTGGCTGGCCCAGCATGGGCGCTTCGCCGAGGCCGAGCGGATCATGGATGGCATCGAGGCACGCTGCGCCAAGGACCGCGGCAAGCCGCTGGACACTCCGCAGTCCGAAGCCCTCGGCGTCCAGGGTTCGGGTCGCTTCGCCGATATCTGGCAACCGCCCTATCGGCGCCGGGCGCTGATGCTGATCGTGTTCCATGTGTTCCAGGCCATCGGTTTCTTCGGTTTCGGCAACTGGCTGCCGGCGCTGCTCTCGGGCCAGGGCGTGAGCGTCACCCACAGCCTGATGTACGCCTTCATCATCACCCTCGCCTATCCGCTGGGGCCGCTGCTGTTCGTCAAGTTCGCCAACCGCTTCGAGAACAAGTGGCAGATCGTCGGCTCGGCCCTCGGCGCCATGACCTTCGGCACCCTGTTCGCCTGGCAGAGCACGGCCCTGGGTCTGATCGTCTGCGGGGTGATGATCACCTTCTGCAACGCCTGGCTGAGCTTCAGTTACCACTCCTATCAGAGCGAGCTGTTCCCCACCAATATCCGCGCCCGGGCGGTGGGTTTCTGCTATTCGTTCAGCCGCCTGTCGACGGTGTTCAGCAGCCTGCTGATCGGCTTTTTCCTCGATCATTTCGGCACCCCCGGGGTCCTGGCGTTCATTGTCGGCAGCATGCTGATCGTGATGTTCACCATCGGCCGTTTCGGCCCGCGCACCCGCAACCTGGCCCTGGAGAACATCGCCCCCCCTTGACCGGTCGCCGCTGGCCGCAAGCGGCAAGGCTTGTCCGCCGCGTGCCGCCAGCCTTGCCGGACAACCGGCGCAGAGCCCCGATGAAGAGCCCCGTCCCGGGGCCCTGCAGAGCGCTCCAGCACGGCGGCATGCAAATTGCTGCGCAGCCTGCGATAGCCCTTACATACAGGTACCCAATCATGTTGGTCAGTGCCCAGAAAACCTCGGCGATCCAGCCCACCCAGCGGTCTGACATGGACCCGAGCACCGCGGCCGCCAGCGCGCTGTACAGCGGCTTGATGCAGAACGTGCAGAACGCGGCAAGCTTCCAGGTATCCCAGGCCGTGCAGCAGGCCAGCAACACGGTCAGCGACAATGTCGCGGCGGCCTTCGCCAAGACCCGCGTGCTGCTCCAGGCCACGCCGCCGACCGCCAGCACCGCGCAGGCCAACAGTGCGACCCAGAGCTCGGCCATGGACGAGTTCAAGGACTACATGAGCAAGTCCCCCGAGCAGCGCATGCGCGAGCGCATCCTCGAAGAGATGGGCATTACCGAGGAAGACCTGAAAAACATGCCACCGGAGAAACAGCAGGCGGTGGCTCAGGAAATTGCCCAGCGGGTCCAGGACAAGCTGAAGCTGGCGCAAGTCGAGAAGGACACCAGCGGCGTCGATAAGCAAGTCACCGACAAATTCCTCGCGGCGCTTTAAAAGCGGCCAGTCGAAACAGGGTTCCCCACGGGAACCCTTTTTTGAGGGTCGGCTTGAGCGGCTGCGCTCAGTCCTGGGCCAGCATGTCGAGCAAGGCCCGCAGCGCCGGCGACGGCTCGCTGCCCTCGGCCAGCACCAGGGCAAAGGTGCGCTGGATCGGCACGTCCAACGGCAGTACGCACAGCCCGTGGCGTTGCTCCGGCAAGGTCATCTGCGGCACCAGGGTCACCCCCACCTGCTCGCGAACCAGGGTAAAGGCGCTGCTCCACTCCCGCACCTCGACCCGCACATCCGCCAGCTCCAGGCCGGCATCCGCCGCCAGGCTGCGGGCATTCACCGAACAGCCGCCGGTGGCCAGCACGAAGGGCTGGCCCACCAGTTCCTGCAAGGTCACGCCCTGCTCCTGAGCGCGACGCGCCAGGGCATGCCCCACCGGCAGCACCGCCACCCAGGCATCGCGCCCCAGCAGGCCAACGCTGCGCTCAGGCGCAGGATTGAGCAGCACCCCGACATCGATCAATCGCGCTTCGAGCAAGGCCTCGACCTCGTCGTCGCTGACCTCCAGCGCCACCACCTGGATGCCCGGATACAACTGCTTGAAGCGCCGCAGCAGCGGCGGCAGGAAAGTCGCCAGCACCATGGGGAAACTCGCCAGGCGAATGGTGCCGCGCTGGATGTCCCGACAGGCATCCGCGGTATCGCGGATGTTCTGCAACGCCGCGAGCATCAGCCGCGCCTGTTCCACCACCTGTTCGCCGACGGCGGTGGGCAGGGTCTGGCGGTTCTCCCGGGTGAACAGCTGCACGCCCAGGTTGGCTTCGAGCAGCGCCAGGGCCTGGCTGGCGCCGGACTGGGTCATGCCGACCCGCTCGGCGGCGCGGGTGATGTTGCCGGTATCCGCCACGGCCACCAGCATGCGCCAGTGCATCAGGTTCATCATGGCAGTAGCTGTCCTTATGGGAGTTTTCTGAAAGATTAATTTTACTGAAAACAGTGCGGACTAC harbors:
- a CDS encoding MFS transporter; its protein translation is MSSLAPTVATDGLDPLRAADISARIDRLPAVATVWRLVALLSIGGFFELYDLFQTAYISPGLIRDGIFATGSQGVFGFSDQAAFASATFLGLFLGASLLSPIADRFGRRAIFTFALIWYTVATVLMGVQTSALGIIGMRFLVGIGLGIELVTIDAYLCELVPKHMRSSAFAFAFFVQFLSVPAVALMSWWLVPQDPFGIAGWRWVVLASAVFALFIWWLRSRLPESPRWLAQHGRFAEAERIMDGIEARCAKDRGKPLDTPQSEALGVQGSGRFADIWQPPYRRRALMLIVFHVFQAIGFFGFGNWLPALLSGQGVSVTHSLMYAFIITLAYPLGPLLFVKFANRFENKWQIVGSALGAMTFGTLFAWQSTALGLIVCGVMITFCNAWLSFSYHSYQSELFPTNIRARAVGFCYSFSRLSTVFSSLLIGFFLDHFGTPGVLAFIVGSMLIVMFTIGRFGPRTRNLALENIAPP
- a CDS encoding LysR family transcriptional regulator — protein: MNFSSDSIQLFLAVLERGSFSAAARALGKVPSAVSMGIANLEAELGYPLFDRSHREPVPTAMANALAPHARLIAEQLKHLQVHAVELSLGLESRLSIGVVEDIDKSRVLAAIKLIAERHPLLDIEVLSAPQDDVLQLLHSGRIAVGVAFAGLSLNVLEYFQYVGSERMIACISARHPLPEAPDATLYLEELVNVRQVVVASRDLPIRDTRPLIAESYWRTDSLAMALDMVESGIGWGNFPQSVIAPLLKAGRLKRLTFKNIDNGLLLPVHAVWLKNQPLQKAAQAFVRLLGGQDPALASPVHAEMKP
- a CDS encoding LysR family transcriptional regulator; this translates as MMNLMHWRMLVAVADTGNITRAAERVGMTQSGASQALALLEANLGVQLFTRENRQTLPTAVGEQVVEQARLMLAALQNIRDTADACRDIQRGTIRLASFPMVLATFLPPLLRRFKQLYPGIQVVALEVSDDEVEALLEARLIDVGVLLNPAPERSVGLLGRDAWVAVLPVGHALARRAQEQGVTLQELVGQPFVLATGGCSVNARSLAADAGLELADVRVEVREWSSAFTLVREQVGVTLVPQMTLPEQRHGLCVLPLDVPIQRTFALVLAEGSEPSPALRALLDMLAQD
- a CDS encoding PACE efflux transporter; the encoded protein is MQGIKRKLVYVSLFEVFGMTFSALGLALLSGTSPSSTGPLAVVITSIAVTWNFIYTSLFERWESRQVSRTRTVKRRIAHAVGFQLTLILFLIPLIAWWMHISLVQAFLLDLALILFIPCYTFVFNWLFDRVFGLPASALPDPA
- a CDS encoding glutathione S-transferase family protein encodes the protein MGTLRILGKASSINVRKVLWTCEELGLSYEREDWGSGFQSTHTPEFLKLNPNAQVPVLIDDAGALWESNSICRYLTSKVAGQRLLPGEPRARALVEQWMDWQATELNPAWSYAFVALVRQNPDFQDPQRITAGLRGWNAKMALLEQQLASTGAYVLGEQFSLADIVLGLSVHRWMMTPMERPDFPAIAAYYQRLSERPAFLLHGRNGIP